The following is a genomic window from Malus sylvestris chromosome 12, drMalSylv7.2, whole genome shotgun sequence.
TTCCAATTTGCCACTCCATCAGATGCAATTACAAGAGATTACAGGTCTTCAATTGTTTTTCTTTACTGGTGATATTATAGCAGAGGAGGTTTACACATATACTCCTCCAACCCCACTTTGTAATTCATTCTACATTTACCAGTACTCTCTGTATCTGAAAGTTCATTTATGTCATGAGAAAGTAGCAAAATCAATCGGTTCATGATCAACCTAGTAATATAGTTCTTGACAATGTTTCGTTTAGTTTATCACGCAAAAATTACAGCTCGCAAGTCCATATTTGCAGACTATTGGAATCGACAAGAATAGCAGTTTGTAAGTCGATATGCATGACTTTCATGTGATCGGGGAAGAGTTCAAAACATGTTATACTACCATATTGACAAATCGAACTCCTTATTTTTTCTGTGAAGAGTAAGATCACACACTACATATAATACATATCAATGAAGAAATGACGATTCAAAGCATACAGCGTTTACAGATCATCGTGATGTAACAAGAATGCATCTAGTGGATTCTTCTTCTTACAACCCCACTGGCATTTCCAAGAACATTGAGAGTTGAATAGGGCAAGTCTTGTGGAGTGAAGGGCTATGATGCTTGATGTTGAAGGAGATTTTGAGAGAACAACTGCATACCCGTCATCCATGTAGTCCGTTCCTTCTGGGAAGAGCTGCCACAAAAGACTCCCACCTCCACTCCCTCCTTTCTTACTAGAATTGAGGATGGTCTTGTACACTGTGCTGAGAAGGGTGTCTCTAAATGATGAATTGTAGCTGGGGTCTTTCGAAGATACGCCAAACTCTGAAAACAAGACCGGCATTCCAAGATACTTCTCTGCATCCTCAATGTGGGCTTCCATCCATGACTTGGTAAATTGGAGATGCACATCAGAGATTGACGATGATATCCTTCGTCAACGAATTTATAAAACTTCAATCAGAAATTGTACACTCAAATACATTGTTAGGAACTAAGACGATTTATTTTCAAAAGTTACCAAGAGTCTGCATAAATGTGAACAGAAGCAAAATCGACACCAAAAACCTGGTGGTTCCTTATGAAATCAGTTCCAACTTCTTGAGCATATGGATTTGGATTGAACTGAACTCGGTCAGGTGCTGAGGGACCATAAAATCCTTCCAATCCAATCTCTACCAAGTGTTTTGGATCAACGCTTTTAACATAAACTGCCATTTCTTGTATCCAATCCTAGAAGACAGaacattacaaaaaaaaatgataaattccAATAAAACACAGACACAGACAGTCATATCTGTTGAAGAGTATAAACCTGCAGTTTATCGCCCGAAGGATCTGAGGTGCATCGAGGCTCATTCATCAGTTCCCAAGAGAAAATTGTGGGATCGTCCTTGTAAGTTATGTTTGTGAGTGTATTAACTCTATTAAGCACCGTCTACAACAACGAATATGCAAGAAGAAAATCACTACAAACTTAATTAACAGGTAAATTAAGCACAAAACCGACGAGCGTAAGATGATCAAGGCTTGTAAAATAATGGTTTTTGACTTGCCTTAACATGGGCCTTGTAGTAGCTTTTGAGTGTTGGATTAGAGAAGAAGTCGTCATCAGAAGTCAAATTGACACCAGCTGCTTTTCCCCATTTTACATATTGTGCTTTTCCACCATATGCATCCCAGTTGTTGGTTAAAGATAATATGAGTCTGATCTTGTATTTCCTTGCTTCACTTATCACAAAATCCAATGCCTGCAACTCATCGTACGAAATTCACTTAGAATTCGGAGAGTAGTTCAAAAGCATTGAAAAAACAAGTGGTTAGGGATTTTGCCTTGAAAACTTCTTCATCATAAACTGATGGAGATTTCTGAAGAGCTTGCCACTGGCCGTCGTTGAAAGCCCAAGTCCTGCAAACAGTTAGTCCGACAGAAGATGCCTGTTTAAACACATCAGTGACTTTTCCTCTTGTGGATTGATCAGCAGCAAATACCATCAGCCAGTAAGTGTTGAATCCATTCACATAGAAAGGTTGATCATTCACCACAAATTGGTTCCCTTTCTTCTGCACTAAGTGCCACTCATCGTCTTCCATTCCACCATTCACCTCTTCAACCCTACACATATAGGAACATATACATTATgcacataaaataaaacttgacatggaaaaacaaaagaaatacaCTCTTATGGGTACCAACCATTTGGGCTTGGATGCGCCAAATGATCTTCGGCTTCCTCCGCCACAGTTTCCATTTGCTCGACTCCACTGGCATCAAAGAAAGTAGAACTACAACGGTTGATGAAAATCATAAAAATGGTCACCAAAATAATGTTCTGTGgcaccatttttcttttgtgggCATCCATGACATGGATTTGGACTTGAGAGAATGCATTTTCTTCGGGATACGTATTTATACGTATGGATCAGATGATGTCTACACAAGaaaaagtgttggaattgaaGAGATGATCACATTTCCAACTTTGAAGGGAAGGCAAAACAAATTGCTTCTTGGCTCCACAATGTGTACCGTTTCTAAGTGTAGGAGTAAAGTTGCAGCTAGTATCAATCCCTAAGGCACTTTCAGTTAGGGCCTACAACAAGGTGGGTTGAGCAGTGTTGGAgtaaatatgtttttatttaaatattttaattgttaTGTTTTTGTCCGTTGTGGTATTTAtatttggacttattacaatcattaaatatatatatatatatatatatatatatatatataacctaaATTGTATTTAATCCTACCTTTTGATGAGGAGTAATCTCatccaaggtataaaatatcgatgatattggaaatatcggttgtccaaaaatacgaaaatttcgatagaaatatcgggatattatcgatatcaataaaaattgcataaaaatcacggaaattgtaagaaaaacttggaaatttttattgaaactttgcaggatgtttatttagtcaattatctattagtttatcacaaaaaattggaaggaaatgcattgcatgatagatataactgatttaagttgattatatagcgagctgacaaacattttgagtgtataaaatatgtagtaattaatgaaagaagtttaaacacaccataatcatttatatataatgaattaatacaatattttacactttatacattgcatggtaagatacatgagtgacttagtaaggtctaaaatatcgatgatatcagaaatatcggtagtccaaaaaaatatcggtagttcataaacacagaaatttcaatggaaatatcgggatattatggatatttctcATCCACTACTTTTGAAATGTAAGAAAGCTTCTCTTATTAAATGGTGGGATTCCTTCTCTGAATAGAGAAGAAGATTAGGTCATGTACATTCCTTTTGTTAGGTTTGAATATGTACGTTTTTTATTTGACCTTTGAATATGTACGTTTTTTATTTGACAGATTTGGTTTCTTcagtttttattattaaaaattttcaagcccttgaatatcaaaaatttgaaacgtatatttaattgtctttcatatatatatgttccCTGTTTCGAAGAAAAATGATAGcagaaaaaaaacaacaactttttttttttacataaattgaGTTCTGAAAGCAACATATAGAAAAGGTGTGAGTTCGAAGGTTCTTTCATTGTGCAAGGAAGAACCTATCACAAGAAGAAGATTATGGGTTGTTTTATCCTAGAGACGACGTGATGTTTGAAAACTGCTTGCACACTTTGGGCAGAGCTGCGAAACGTCTTAAAGAGAGTGACTTAGTCCACGACTCATCCCAAGAATCACTCACCACTCAAGGCTTCTACATATTTCGGATAACTTCGTTCCTTTCTATTTTAGTTTACAACAATTTTTAAGACGCTATCAATCTGCCATGGAATCTAAAAACAACACCACACTCGACCTTAACAAGCCTTCCAAGTTTGAGGGTCTCCACTTTCAGCATTGGAGGCAGAAGATGTTATTTTTTCtcaccacaaaaaaaaattggcttCTTTTTGCACCACTATCATACCAACTCTCCTTGAAGAGCTCACTATTGCACAGACCAAAGCTTCACAAACTTGGATTGAAAATGATTTTCTTGCTAAGAATTATATTCTTAATGGATTGTCTGATGACCTTTATGACTACTACTCTGATTATGGCACTGCTAACAATTTATGAGAGGCACTTCAGAAAAAATATGACACCGAGGAAGCTGGAGCTAAGAAATTTACTGTTAGTCGTTATTTGAAATATCAGATGGTTGATGATAAATCTGTTGAAGCACAATCTCATGAATTACAGAAAATTGGTCATGAAATTATTTCTGAAGGTATGGTTTTAGATGATCAATTTCAAGTTGTTGTCATCATTGATAAATTGCCACCAACCTGGAAAATTTTCAAGAACTCACTCCGCCACAAGACAAAAGAGTTCTTCCTGGAAAGCTTGATCACTCGACTTCGCATTGAGGAAGAGGCCAAGAAACAAGAATTGAAGGAGGAAATTCTGGTCGTGTCAAGCAACCAGAAGGCTACCTACTTCAACCGAAACCAGACTCTAGTTGTGCTGAAGCCAAATGGGAAGAACATGAAGATTCAAAACAAGAATCACAACAAACGCTTCAACAACAACACAAACAAGGTTCAGAATCAAAATTCCTCTCATCTCCAGAATAGGTACCAACTCCCCTCATATGCTGCTTCTGATTTGCGACAATTTGAATGCTATAACTGTCACAAGCTGGGCAATCTTGCCCGGAATTGCATAAATAAGAAAAGCCCTGCTCCACAGGCAAATCTTGTTGAAGAGCAACTGATTGCAATGATATCAGAAATTAACTTTGTTGCTGGATCCGAGGGGTGGTGGGTGGACACTGGCGCTTCTCGCCATGTTTGCTATGATCGTTCTCTTTTCAAGACTTATTCTGTGGTTGAGGGAAAGAAGGTGTTGTTGGGTGATTCGCACTCAACTGATGTTGCTGGTACTAGAGAGGTGGAGCTGAGGTTCACCTCTGGAAAAATCATGATACTGAAAGATGTGATGCAAGCTCCAGCAATAAGGAAGAATTTGGTCTCGGGCTTTCTTCTCAATAAGGCTGGATTTGCTCAAACCATTGGAGCAGATACGTATACTCTtactaaaaatgggggttttgtgGGAAATGGATATGCTACTGATGGAATGTTTAAATTGAATGTTGATAAAATGTCATAATTAAGTCACTTGATGCTAATTTTTAAGAGAataaatttccttttaatttttgaaatagTGGGGGTTCTAATTCTTCTAAAATTTATGAACCTACTGTCAGATACCCCTTTATGGGAGAAACCGATTCCAGTCATATACAGTCTGAAGAAAATTTGGTTGATCCTTTGACGAAAGGACTAACACAATAAAAGGTTTGAAAAACCTCGAAAGAGATGGGACTAAAGCCCGTAGAAAATTAAGTCATTTGTGATAGCAACCCAACTTATAGACTGGAGATCCTAAGAAATAGGTTCAAAAGGTAATAACAAGTCACAAGTGATATGAGTGAAGTCTTGctaattttaatttggaatatTATTCCATGTCCATCCCTAAGAAGCATGACATCCTGAAGCGTTTTTAggttgagattttttttctcttagtaAGGTCTATACACTATGTTGAGTGGGATATCTAGCTGCAGGAATATCCTTGATAATCTTACCTATGTGAATGTGGAAGTGAGGCTGTTTCCTATGAAATCTTGGGCAAGTTTCTAGAGCGTTCACTATACTGGGATACAAGCACATGGCCGTAATGTGCTGGCTTTTTGAACTTCACCTTAATAAAgttgtgtgtgtggtgttgtCAAAGATAAAGTTCAAAACTATAAGTTACTCTGGTATAATCTGGATCACTAACACTATGTACAGGTTCAAGTTGAGAAACACCTTTACTTATGCATAGCTTTATAATATGTTACTTGATTTAcgatttttaaacaaaaacaagtgGGGGATTGCTGGAgtaaatatgtttttatttaaatattttaattgctATGTTTTTGTCCGTTGTGGTATTTAtatttggacttattacaatcattaaatatatatatatatatatatatataacctaaATTGTATTTAATCCTACCTTTTGATGAGGAGTAATCTCATCCACTACTATTGAAACGTAAGAAAGCTTATCATATTAAATGGTGGGATTCCTTCTCTGAATAGAGAAGAAGATTAGGTCATGTACATTCCTTTTGTTAGGTTTGAATACGTACGTTTTTTATTTGACCTTAATATGTACGTTTTTTATTTGACAGTTTTGGTTTCTTCAGTTTTTATTATTAAAGATTTTCAAGCCCTTGAATatcaaaaatttgaaatgtatatttaattgtctttcatatatatatgttccctgttttgaagaaaaaagatagcagaaaaagaaacaacagctttttttttttaaaaaaaattgagttctGAAAGCAACATATAGAAAAGGTGTGAGTTCGAAGGTTCTTTCATTGTGCAAGGAAGAACCTATCAGAAGAAGAAGGTTCTGGGCTGTTTTATCTTGGGGACGACGTGGTGTTTGAAAACTACTTGTACACTTTGGGCAAAGCCATGAAACGTCTTAAAGAGAGCGACTTAGTCTGCGACTCATCCCAAGAATCACTCACCACTCAAGGTTTCTACATTTTTCGGGTAACTTAGTTTCTTTCTATTTTAGTTTACAACAAGCAGTAGCAAAACTAACATAGttataaaaactgaaaaaattgaGACGAGAAGATTAATGGGATGAGCGAAAAACCGAAAACATTTTAGAATAATGTAAAACCGATAATCCGATGTTTATATGTGATTATGGTTAGATAGTGTGTTGCTTTCAATTTCAGCTCAGATGTCATGATCATCATGTACATATGATGGAGTAGAGTGCATTTGATCATCTAGAGAATTCCTAGAAAGGATGAACTAGGCTGGTTCGATATATGCATAAAAAACGAAGGCCAGAGAGAAAGCAAGAAAGATGGattatttaccttttttttctgCAAAAACTTGGTTACTTAGTCAACAGCTCATGAAGAAcgagaagaaaaggaggagaaggaaaGCTGAAAAAAGGAATGCATGTCTATGTGTCGGTTGCACTGCATTGCGAAGGAATGCATGTCTTTGTCACTACACGTATCAATATGCATTACCACAAGGATTGCCGAGTGCTGTGTTGTCTTGGCCAAAGCTGTTTCTTCTAGCTAAAGGGATTAAGTATTTCTTTTGTGTTGCGGTTGCTTGGGTTTTGTCCCGCGcttttttcaaccaaaaaaaatgcCGAGTGTTGCCGAGTCTTACTCAAACAACCAAAGGGTCATCGGAGACACTATCAGTAACCTTCCCGGCCGCCACGGAATCAACTGACCACGTTGACCCATGGTAGATCTGCCATTCCCGACCACAGGCGTAACCCACGTGAATGTTGTGAACTAGACACAAATTGGTATGGTTTTCATATACAAAGCTAGTGTTTGATTTACTTATTCACGATTGAGGATGATGAGAGGATTCTAAATTTGTGAAAATTGTGTTAGGAGGACTTTTGCAGCCATTGCATGTGACACATCCATCTGCTACCAAAATGCATCAGGGCATGATAGCAAATTacaaaagtttgaaaactttcgAAGAACTTAAGAAAGCTCTTATGTAACAGATCATCAGTGAGCTTTTCTCTCAAAAAGACATGAAATGGGCTCAAAATAGACGTCAGAGCACACTACTCTAGAAAACTTGTCTTTTAGTCCTCAAGTATTAAGTTAACTTATATCTCACCATGTGTATCGTATGCATTATTCTCCTAGAGTTTATTATAAATGTTTAAATCTATGCACCTGCTTGGTAACCATTTCATCAATTGTAGTGTCAGCTCTTATCTTTTTGTGCTatagataaataaaaatatgCAGAAGAAAATATGAATGAAGAATGTGAAGGAGGATGGTGGAAGAAATGTGAAAAAATGGCCTCAAAAATAAagacta
Proteins encoded in this region:
- the LOC126593089 gene encoding mannan endo-1,4-beta-mannosidase 6-like, encoding MDAHKRKMVPQNIILVTIFMIFINRCSSTFFDASGVEQMETVAEEAEDHLAHPSPNGWVEEVNGGMEDDEWHLVQKKGNQFVVNDQPFYVNGFNTYWLMVFAADQSTRGKVTDVFKQASSVGLTVCRTWAFNDGQWQALQKSPSVYDEEVFKALDFVISEARKYKIRLILSLTNNWDAYGGKAQYVKWGKAAGVNLTSDDDFFSNPTLKSYYKAHVKTVLNRVNTLTNITYKDDPTIFSWELMNEPRCTSDPSGDKLQDWIQEMAVYVKSVDPKHLVEIGLEGFYGPSAPDRVQFNPNPYAQEVGTDFIRNHQVFGVDFASVHIYADSWISSSISDVHLQFTKSWMEAHIEDAEKYLGMPVLFSEFGVSSKDPSYNSSFRDTLLSTVYKTILNSSKKGGSGGGSLLWQLFPEGTDYMDDGYAVVLSKSPSTSSIIALHSTRLALFNSQCSWKCQWGCKKKNPLDAFLLHHDDL